One window from the genome of Natrinema caseinilyticum encodes:
- a CDS encoding DUF2080 family transposase-associated protein: MDRFEIEGEEVLDGTAKPSGNSAHVIVPKSWRGADVKVVRTSEPSSDE; the protein is encoded by the coding sequence ATGGATAGGTTTGAAATCGAAGGCGAAGAAGTCCTCGACGGGACTGCAAAACCGTCGGGCAATAGCGCCCACGTCATCGTTCCCAAAAGCTGGCGCGGTGCCGACGTGAAAGTCGTCCGTACCTCCGAACCCAGTTCAGACGAGTAA